A stretch of Dysidea avara chromosome 5, odDysAvar1.4, whole genome shotgun sequence DNA encodes these proteins:
- the LOC136255982 gene encoding phosphatidylinositol phosphatase PTPRQ-like, with translation MMGIVTGLSPFTNYSCTLFAVTVTNGPVSDPIIVRTAEAVPSPPVINTVTNISSSIVHVTWTRPAVLNGVLVSYTITYVINTDVRSVTVDYNGEETQSYDIVGLSPYQLISVTIIAITGRGMSGPSEEEFGRSSEADSYCVAVCVNIVVCYMEQQLHAYTTPGVVQFTTSSVSNTGVNVLWSPPSQPNGIITAYQVIYAIYNNATSAMSELLSISRSTYSISNLKPGVPYQVLVVAFTSAGKGAENNFETFFSQELSPSKVPADINIVRLNMTSINVTWTPLSLIEARGFPPYRVTLMSLSTNNCNKRQTDTITMEINSYVVLHDLVSTQLILAVVGVRTGSSKVFMDVDPITVDVAECPTLTPEDDDCSITVVFVTGFWKNDPNRT, from the exons ATGATGGGAATAGTTACTGGTCTCAGTCCATTCACTAATTACTCTTGTACACTATTTGCTGTCACAGTGACTAATGGTCCAGTGAGTGATCCTATTATAGTGAGGACAGCTGAAGCAG TTCCCAGTCCTCCAGTGATCAATACAGTTACTAATATCAGTAGTAGTATAGTACATGTGACTTGGACCAGACCTGCTGTACTTAATGGAGTTTTAGTCAGTTATACTATCACGTATGTCATTAATACTGATGTTAGGAGTGTAACTGTTGATTACAATGGAGAGGAA ACACAGTCTTATGACATAGTTGGACTAAGTCCATATCAACTGATTTCTGTTACTATCATTGCTATTACTGGAAGAGGAATGAGTGGTCCTAGTGAAGAAGAATTTGGTAGATCAAGTGAAGCAGATAGTTACTGTGTGGCAGTATGTGTAAACATTGTTGTGTGCTATATGGAACAGCAGCTACATGCATACActa CTCCAGGAGTAGTACAGTTCACCACAAGTAGTGTATCAAACACTGGAGTAAATGTACTGTGGAGTCCACCATCACAACCTAATGGTATCATCACAGCGTATCAAGTTATTTATGCCATTTACAACAATGCTACATCTGCGATGAGTGAACTGTTAAGTATCAGCAGGTCAACGTATTCTATTAGTAATCTCA AACCTGGTGTGCCATATCAAGTCTTAGTTGTAGCATTTACCAGTGCTGGAAAGGGAGctgaaaataattttgaaacatTCTTTAGTCAAGAACTTAGTCCATCAAAAGTTCCAGCTGATATTAACATTGTAAGGCTAAACATGACCTCCATCAATGTCACTTGGACTCCATTATCACTTATTGAAGCTCGGGGATTTCCTCCTTACAGAGTTACTCTCATGTCACTGTCCACTAATAACTGTAACAAGAGACAAACTGACACTATCACCATGGAAATTAACAGCTATGTGGTACTTCATGATTTGGTCAGCACTCAGCTTATTCTGGCAGTAGTTGGAGTGAGAACTGGATCATCAAAAGTGTTCATGGATGTTGATCCCATCACTg TGGATGTAGCTGAGTGTCCAACTTTAACACCAGAGGATGATGACTGCAGTATCACTgttgtatttgtgactggattttggaaaaacgatccaaatcgcacatga